The window TAACAGATGTGGCACCGCGTATCTGAAAATTCCAGTTTTCGCGGCCTGGCTGAGCTGAGGTCCTGGTAACCACTACGCCAGGGACCTGGCCCTGAAGATTTGCGATCGGGTTGTTTGTTGGGCCCCTGTCCTCAAAAGTATGGGCATCTACAGTAGCAATAGCCCCGGTAACTGTCGCTTTTCTCTGCTGTCCGTAACCAACTACAATAACTTCGTTCAGCCCGGTTTTATCCGGCGCCAATTTTATAACCATTGGTTTAGTGAAATCGGCCTGCGCTTTAACACTAATATAACCAACACTATTAAACCGAAGTATTGCCCCCGCCGGCACATTGATCTTAAAAGACCCGTTAACATCTGCGGCTACACCGGTAGTTGAGTTAACTAACACAACGGTTGCGCCTATTACCGGATCGCCTGTGCTGCTGTCAATAACCTTTCCGGTAACTGTTTGGGTTTGACCAAACGCTAAACTATAGGATAGTGAAACAAACAGCAAAGCAAGAAGACGACAGGTTCGCCACTTTTTACTGTAAAAAGAAATCATAATCATTTGATTTAAGGTGTATAATCTGTTAATTCAAGCTTAAATGATTCCCGCGGAAGGTTATTCTAAGCTCTTGGTTATAACACAGACAAGCATACAGGATATATATACTCAATATTCGGCCTTTTTTTAAATATGATTTTGCCTAGAAGTATTAAGGTACGTTGATTTACTGGCATTACCAGTCTGTTTGCTGCAGCGGCTAATCCGGTGAACATGAGGATGTCGATATTTATATGCTCACTAAATAAATAATATTAAAACCTTTTGTCGCTTCAGGTATTATCATAGTAGAAAAACATTATTAATTAAACAATCTACTATGAGATCACTATTGTATATCATCGCCGTTATCCTCATCATCGGGTGGGCATTAGGCGTATTTTTGTATTCAGCCGGGGGCTTGATACATGTATTACTGGTTATTGCCATTATCGCGCTGCTGTTAGGCCTTATCAGAAGGTCGACCGCTGTCTGATTATAAATTACGTATAAAAAAGCCCGGTTATTAACCGGGCTTTTTTATTTATGGGCGTTAGTGTAAGCTTTTAGTACTTCCTTTTCAACCAGCTTTCCGGTACGGGGATAATGCAGATATTCATTGATTTATTATCTGCCGATAGCATAGCCGATTCTATTTCAATGCGTGTACCGTCTGGACTAAAGGTAGGGTGCGGGTGGTCGGTGGCGGTGGGTTTATGGCCGGTACTCAGCATTAGCATTTCACGGGTATGGCGGTCTATTAAATATATGCTGCGCGAAAAATCATCGCCCACGGCCCAGCGCCCGTCGCCCGAACCATTGACATGCCACAAACCGCTACCACTTGGTGTTTGGCCGATGATAACCATCTCGCGGGTACGCAAATTCACTATACCAAGCCCGGTCGGTTTTTCGCGTGTGCCCGATGGCCCCCAGTCGGCTTCCTGACCAGGATTAGCGCCCGCTACAGGTGTGCCAACTGTAGTTTTACCAGTGCCGGGAATAGGGCGGTGCCCCATTATGGCTATAGCCACCTCATCTTTGGTGATCACCGCCTCGTGGGTTACCCATTCGTACGGCGCTTCGGGGTACAGCGGGCGCAGGCCTGTGCCATCGGCCATCACTGTCCAGGTACGCTGTGGCGATTTACCGCCGGTTTCCCAGCAAAAAATAATCTCACCCGGCACCCATGGGTTCACCTGCACGTGACCGATCTGGAACGGTACGGATACTACATATTTTAAACTGCCATCTTTCACATTCATGCTCATCAGCCCTGCAGGACCGGCACCCATATGCCGCGGACCAAAAGCTGGCTCCAGTTTGGCATCGGGCGCCAAATGTTTGGCGGCCTCAGGCCCCGCTATGCGGAAATACAATACATCTTCATTGGCGTCTAAAGCCATATCGCCGCCAGCGCGCAAATTGGCCGGGACGATACCGCATACCCGCTGATATGTTGCGGCTGGTTGCATTTTACCAGCTTTGCTATTTGCGAATACTTTGGCCAGGTCAACCTCTACAATTTGCAGGTCACCGCCGCGAGCGCCAGGGTTTGGGTTCCGCATCAGATATAGTTTCATGCTTTTGCGGGCCAGGTTAAGCATGCCGGTGTAACCGCCTTCGGTTACCTGCACAATATCACCTGTTTTTTCGTTCACGGCCAGTGCTTCGTTACGGGCGCGGCCCGAACGGAACACCAGCCATTGCCCGTCGGATGTCCATTGCGGATGGGTTTGATATATTTTAGCATCACCCGCCGGTGTGCTGGTTAAAAAAGTGAGCATGGTGCCCGTCACCGGGTCCTTCACTATCTTTTTCTCTGATGGGAACCTGCGGCCAATTTGCGCCTGGGTGGTTAAAGCCAGTGCTACACAAATACTTAAAGCGGCAATCAGTTTTTTCATAGTAATGTGTTTATCGGTACAATATTTTAACATTATTGGTGCTTAATCCCGATGGCATTATTGGCCATTTGGAAGCATTAAAAGGCTGGTAGGTAATATCTACTATATTGGCATCATAAAACTTCTTCCATTCAGGATGCTCCTTATCATAAACCCGCATGTAATTTGCAGATAGGTTGGTCACCGCAATTTCCAGCGTGTTTTCTCCGGCCTTAATCACATTTTGCGGAATGGTCAACCTGAACGGAATGGCCCAGGCAGTGCCTATCATCTTTCCGTTTATTTTAACCGTTGCCGATTCGTTTACGGTTCCCAAATCAATCACCATATCTTTTTTATCTGTAACTTTCGCCGGTATATTTATAATTCCGGTATACTTAGCCGTGCCTGTATAAAATGCGGCGGTATCGCTCAGGTTGGTCCACGATTGCAGGGTATCTATTTTGAACGATTTGTGATAGTTTGGCCTGCCGCCCATAAACTGCACCTCCCATTTGGTATTAACAGCATAACTATCGTACTTTTTAGGTTCAGTACCGCCAGGCGTTGCTGTTGGTTGCTCCATTACAAAGCATGATTGTCCCGGCGGCAAAGACAGATATATCTTTTTGCCTTTTTTAGCAAAGCCGAATTTTTTGCTGGTCAGCGGGTCGTAGCCCGATACTTTTTCATTGCCGATGCTAAGGTTTACCCATCCTTCTGAAAATTTATTACTAAGATTACTGATGAAGTAAACCGTTTTGCCGTGTTGTTTTTTACGAATGCAGGATAAGCCATTTTCACTGATAATGGTTTCCTGTGTGGCCCCGTGCTTTAACATATCGGCAACTAAATTCCGGCTTACCGTAAAATGCTTTTTATCTGCTTCACTAGCTGTTTTTATTTTCTCAAAAATGTCGGCATTGGTTTCAAAATTATGATAACCCATAGGGAAATGCGGTAAGGCTTCGTCAAAAATTATAGTAGCGCCCTGCCGGCTAAGCAATTGCAAACGTTGTAGCGTTTCTACAGAAAGATATGTACAATTAGGCACCACTATCATTTTATAAGTGGCGCCGGCAGCCCGTAA of the Mucilaginibacter boryungensis genome contains:
- a CDS encoding lmo0937 family membrane protein produces the protein MRSLLYIIAVILIIGWALGVFLYSAGGLIHVLLVIAIIALLLGLIRRSTAV
- a CDS encoding TolB-like translocation protein, whose amino-acid sequence is MKKLIAALSICVALALTTQAQIGRRFPSEKKIVKDPVTGTMLTFLTSTPAGDAKIYQTHPQWTSDGQWLVFRSGRARNEALAVNEKTGDIVQVTEGGYTGMLNLARKSMKLYLMRNPNPGARGGDLQIVEVDLAKVFANSKAGKMQPAATYQRVCGIVPANLRAGGDMALDANEDVLYFRIAGPEAAKHLAPDAKLEPAFGPRHMGAGPAGLMSMNVKDGSLKYVVSVPFQIGHVQVNPWVPGEIIFCWETGGKSPQRTWTVMADGTGLRPLYPEAPYEWVTHEAVITKDEVAIAIMGHRPIPGTGKTTVGTPVAGANPGQEADWGPSGTREKPTGLGIVNLRTREMVIIGQTPSGSGLWHVNGSGDGRWAVGDDFSRSIYLIDRHTREMLMLSTGHKPTATDHPHPTFSPDGTRIEIESAMLSADNKSMNICIIPVPESWLKRKY